A stretch of Physeter macrocephalus isolate SW-GA chromosome 8, ASM283717v5, whole genome shotgun sequence DNA encodes these proteins:
- the MED10 gene encoding mediator of RNA polymerase II transcription subunit 10 isoform X4 translates to MAEKFDHLEEHLEKFVENIRQLGIIVSDFQPSSQAGLNQKLNFIVTGLQDIDKCRQQLHDITVPLEVFEDFPGGAVVENPPAKAGDTGSCPGPRRSHTLRSNLSPCAATTEPAL, encoded by the exons ATGGCCGAGAAGTTCGACCACCTGGAGGAGCACCTGGAGAAGTTCGTGGAGAACATCCGGCAGCTCGGCATCATCGTCAGCGACTTTCAGCCCAGCAGCCAGGCCGGGCTCAACCAGAAACT GAATTTTATTGTTACTGGCTTACAGGATATCGATAAGTGCAGACAGCAACTTCATGATATTACTGTCCCTTTAGAAGTTTTTGA ggacttccctggtggcgcagtggtcgagaatccacctgccaaggcaggggacacgggttcgtgccctggtccgcgaagatcccacacgctCCGGAGcaacctaagcccgtgcgccgcaactactgagcctgcgctctag